A single genomic interval of Mycolicibacterium sp. MU0053 harbors:
- a CDS encoding TetR/AcrR family transcriptional regulator, protein MTEPAGRGRPRDRETDLAILRAGLELFIERGVEGTSVEQIAKQAGVGKPSIYRRWSNKEELIAAAIETLVVDEVQWASAEEVDAESPYALVEAAIDSAAAAVTAPQYRALVARVYGSAVSHPALMAAYWERYILPRRQVAARLIERAREAGTVAADLDVDVAIDMMAGAVAYRVLQPDPPDIDEMRRYLRAVYRQVGLLP, encoded by the coding sequence ATGACCGAGCCGGCCGGGCGGGGGCGGCCCCGCGACCGCGAAACCGACCTGGCGATCCTGCGGGCGGGGCTGGAGCTGTTCATCGAGCGCGGTGTCGAGGGCACCAGCGTGGAGCAGATCGCCAAGCAGGCCGGGGTGGGCAAGCCGAGCATCTACCGGCGGTGGTCGAACAAGGAGGAGTTGATCGCCGCGGCCATCGAGACGTTGGTGGTCGACGAGGTCCAGTGGGCCTCCGCGGAAGAGGTAGACGCGGAATCGCCCTACGCGCTGGTGGAGGCGGCCATCGACAGTGCGGCAGCCGCCGTCACCGCGCCGCAGTACCGTGCGCTGGTGGCCAGGGTGTACGGGTCGGCGGTCAGCCACCCGGCTTTGATGGCCGCGTACTGGGAGCGCTACATCCTGCCGCGCCGGCAGGTCGCGGCCCGGCTGATCGAACGCGCGCGGGAGGCAGGAACCGTCGCTGCCGACCTCGACGTGGATGTGGCGATCGACATGATGGCCGGCGCGGTGGCTTACCGTGTGCTGCAACCCGATCCACCGGATATCGACGAGATGCGGCGGTACCTGCGTGCGGTGTATCGGCAGGTGGGATTGCTGCCGTAG
- a CDS encoding ImmA/IrrE family metallo-endopeptidase translates to MNRLRSFRDIEGINQADLAEKLGMSVPMVSAIESGRRSFNGELTALGYADRRLTLPDMSEPIHRARSSTSSAAKKKAKELLRLAGEVFGELVDATPKAPDILLRRRAPVTSRDEIEDAATEVRAILGQEESGPIRNLTALVERAGVCLVPIPHLPGLDGLSAWVNGVPVIGLDPNVPGDRFRFSLGHECGHLAFHDRRHDSVESEANLFAGALLIPPDDFDAAMPDRPKLSDFIALKQTWGVSVAAIIYRAHERGLIDDARYRALQIQMSKWRRSEPGGFQPVTGVLFSRLVELHGGTQDVAKQLGVNPKHLGEVLNWSHLRLA, encoded by the coding sequence GTGAACAGGCTTCGGTCATTTCGCGACATCGAGGGCATTAACCAGGCAGACCTGGCGGAAAAGCTAGGGATGTCGGTTCCCATGGTCTCTGCGATTGAAAGCGGTCGGCGAAGTTTCAATGGTGAGCTCACGGCGCTCGGCTATGCCGATCGCAGGCTGACGCTGCCCGACATGTCTGAGCCCATTCATCGCGCGCGCTCGTCCACGTCCTCCGCGGCGAAGAAGAAAGCCAAGGAGCTTCTCCGCCTGGCCGGAGAAGTCTTCGGAGAGCTGGTCGACGCGACTCCCAAGGCTCCGGACATCCTCCTGCGCCGGCGAGCACCGGTCACCAGCCGAGACGAAATTGAAGATGCTGCCACTGAAGTGCGCGCGATCCTCGGCCAGGAAGAATCCGGGCCGATCCGGAATCTGACGGCTCTGGTGGAACGCGCGGGCGTCTGCCTCGTTCCGATCCCACATTTGCCGGGCCTCGACGGGCTTTCCGCATGGGTGAACGGGGTGCCAGTGATAGGACTCGATCCTAATGTTCCCGGCGACCGTTTCCGGTTCAGCTTGGGCCACGAGTGCGGACATTTGGCGTTCCACGATCGACGCCACGACTCGGTCGAAAGCGAAGCCAACTTATTCGCAGGCGCTCTGCTGATTCCACCCGATGACTTCGACGCTGCGATGCCCGATAGGCCCAAGTTGTCCGATTTCATTGCGCTCAAGCAGACATGGGGGGTGTCGGTCGCAGCGATCATCTATCGCGCGCATGAACGCGGGCTCATCGACGACGCTCGGTACCGCGCTCTGCAGATCCAGATGTCAAAATGGCGTCGAAGCGAGCCGGGCGGATTTCAACCTGTGACGGGCGTTCTTTTCTCGCGGCTCGTTGAGCTGCACGGTGGCACTCAGGACGTCGCAAAGCAGCTTGGGGTTAACCCGAAACACCTCGGCGAGGTGTTGAATTGGAGCCATCTGCGGTTGGCGTGA
- a CDS encoding RND family transporter — protein sequence MADGTADSPSQATRRGRRANGSPDPADTREYSERLAALARFTLRHKALVIGAWLGAAVVLALLFPQLETVVRQQSVDLIPRDAPSLQTVDRMSAAFGEEGSKTMVFVAMEDPNGLTPTARQGYSELVRRLQAEGNHVLLVQDLLSDPITEAQAVSADRKAWYLPVGVTGTLGDPTASESVNAVRDIAAEVFTGSTTTVQVTGPPATFSDMIASAEHDLLLISIATAGMIALILLIVYRSVFTALLPLLVIGLSLAVGRGVLSVLGELGMPVSQFTVAFMTAILLGAGTDYTVFLISRYHEQRRAEVPADQAIIHATASIGRVILASAATVALAFLAMVFARLSVFAALGPACAIAVLFGFLATVTLLPPVLSLAAKRGIGEPKPDRTRRYWNSVAVAVVRRPVPLLIVSLVILLALSAAATTIKISYDDRKGQPDTTASNQGYQLLDRHFRKDVVITEFLVVENPTDMRTGKGLADLDEMASRVSQIPGVTKVSGVTRPTGERLDQAELAWQNGQIGDKMAGAVAEGNSRKDDLAKLTGGADQLADGLAQLQGTVRTALTPLAGILTQAQSAGTQVNQFRPLLQQLSATAPAVDQAIQSGPGLRPLANQAQNAITQLDPLVGALNTSPWCATTPQCAQIRDQVKILVTLRDSGFFNQIADLGDRYDPATNATVGGTLANVQNAVASLDKAFGALGNPADLATNLRRLQDGIGQLASGAQALATGVRTLADSNIEMLSGMSQIATQLQNSSRAAADSDSSSGFYLPANAFENRQFTDVAKQFLSSDGKTARFMIETSNDPYSVEAMDLANHITDIANTARPNTSLADATVSVAGFPAVNSDIQRFLWADFAQLAIATTIIVGVILVLLLRALLAPIYLLGTVLLNYLASLGIGVVVFQWVLGQEIAWPVPLLAFIILVAVGADYNMLLVSRLREESGTNIRVGVLRTVANTGAVITSAGVIFAASMFGLMVGSVAIMVQAGLIIGFGLLLDTFLVRTLTVPAIATLLREASWWPTKATAPRRGQTNAGGMKDAPHVLVQDR from the coding sequence GTGGCCGACGGCACTGCAGATTCCCCAAGCCAGGCCACGCGCCGTGGCCGGCGGGCCAACGGATCCCCCGACCCGGCCGACACCCGCGAGTACAGCGAACGGTTGGCAGCGCTAGCCCGATTCACCCTCCGGCACAAAGCGCTGGTCATCGGGGCATGGCTAGGCGCCGCGGTGGTCCTTGCGCTGCTGTTCCCCCAGCTGGAAACCGTGGTGCGCCAACAGTCGGTGGACCTCATTCCTCGCGATGCGCCGTCCTTGCAGACGGTTGACCGCATGAGCGCCGCTTTCGGCGAAGAAGGCTCGAAAACCATGGTGTTCGTCGCCATGGAAGACCCCAATGGCTTGACTCCGACTGCCCGGCAGGGCTACAGCGAACTCGTGCGCCGGTTGCAGGCCGAAGGCAACCACGTCCTGCTGGTGCAGGACCTACTGTCCGATCCGATTACCGAAGCCCAGGCAGTCAGCGCCGACCGCAAAGCCTGGTACCTGCCCGTCGGTGTCACCGGCACCCTCGGAGACCCCACGGCCTCAGAATCCGTGAACGCAGTGCGCGACATCGCAGCGGAGGTGTTCACCGGCTCGACCACGACCGTCCAAGTGACGGGACCACCGGCGACCTTCAGCGACATGATCGCCTCCGCCGAGCACGACCTGCTGCTGATCTCTATCGCTACCGCAGGCATGATCGCGCTGATCCTGCTGATCGTCTACCGGTCGGTTTTCACCGCGCTGTTGCCGCTCCTGGTAATCGGGTTGAGCCTGGCAGTCGGGCGCGGTGTGCTGTCTGTCCTCGGCGAGTTGGGCATGCCGGTCTCCCAGTTCACCGTCGCCTTCATGACGGCGATTCTGCTCGGCGCCGGAACCGACTACACGGTATTTCTGATCAGCCGTTACCACGAGCAGCGCCGCGCCGAAGTACCCGCCGATCAGGCCATCATCCACGCCACCGCCAGCATCGGGCGCGTCATCCTCGCCTCCGCCGCCACCGTCGCACTCGCGTTCCTGGCCATGGTCTTCGCGCGGCTCAGCGTCTTCGCCGCCCTGGGCCCCGCATGTGCCATCGCCGTGCTGTTCGGATTTCTGGCCACCGTCACCCTGCTGCCACCCGTGCTGTCGCTAGCCGCCAAACGCGGCATCGGTGAACCCAAACCCGATCGCACCCGCCGCTACTGGAACAGCGTCGCCGTCGCCGTGGTCCGCCGTCCCGTGCCACTACTCATCGTCAGCCTGGTCATCCTGCTCGCCCTATCGGCAGCCGCCACAACCATCAAAATCAGCTACGACGACCGCAAGGGACAACCAGACACCACAGCCAGCAACCAGGGCTACCAACTTCTCGACCGCCACTTCCGCAAAGACGTCGTCATCACCGAGTTCCTCGTCGTGGAAAACCCCACCGACATGCGGACCGGGAAAGGACTGGCCGATCTCGACGAGATGGCCTCCCGCGTCTCCCAAATCCCCGGCGTCACCAAAGTTTCCGGAGTCACCCGCCCCACCGGAGAGCGCCTCGACCAAGCAGAGCTGGCCTGGCAGAACGGCCAGATCGGCGACAAAATGGCCGGCGCGGTCGCCGAGGGCAACTCACGCAAAGACGACCTCGCCAAACTCACCGGCGGCGCCGACCAGCTCGCCGACGGCCTCGCCCAACTGCAGGGCACGGTGCGCACCGCCCTCACGCCACTGGCCGGAATCCTCACCCAAGCCCAATCCGCGGGAACTCAGGTCAACCAATTCCGGCCGCTGCTGCAACAGCTTTCCGCCACCGCGCCCGCCGTCGACCAAGCCATTCAATCCGGCCCAGGACTACGACCGCTGGCCAACCAAGCCCAAAACGCGATCACCCAGCTCGACCCACTCGTCGGCGCCCTCAACACCTCACCGTGGTGTGCCACCACCCCACAATGCGCCCAAATCCGCGACCAGGTGAAGATCCTGGTTACCTTGCGCGACAGCGGATTCTTCAACCAGATCGCCGACCTCGGCGACCGCTATGATCCCGCCACCAACGCCACCGTCGGTGGCACCCTCGCGAATGTCCAAAACGCGGTTGCCTCACTGGACAAGGCATTCGGAGCCCTCGGCAACCCCGCCGACCTGGCCACCAACCTCCGCCGACTGCAGGACGGAATCGGGCAGCTCGCCTCCGGCGCCCAAGCACTCGCCACCGGCGTCCGCACCCTCGCCGACAGCAACATCGAAATGCTGTCCGGCATGAGCCAGATCGCCACCCAACTACAGAACTCTTCGCGCGCAGCGGCTGACTCCGACTCCTCAAGCGGGTTCTACCTGCCCGCTAACGCATTCGAGAACCGACAGTTTACCGACGTCGCCAAACAGTTCCTCTCATCTGACGGCAAGACCGCGCGCTTCATGATCGAAACCAGCAACGACCCCTACAGCGTCGAAGCCATGGACCTCGCCAACCACATCACCGACATTGCCAACACCGCACGACCCAACACGTCACTCGCCGACGCCACCGTGTCCGTCGCCGGCTTCCCGGCTGTGAACTCCGATATCCAACGATTCCTGTGGGCGGATTTCGCACAATTGGCCATCGCCACCACGATCATCGTCGGCGTCATCCTGGTCCTGCTACTGCGCGCTCTCCTGGCACCGATCTACCTGTTAGGCACGGTTCTGCTCAACTACCTCGCCTCGCTCGGCATCGGCGTTGTGGTCTTCCAATGGGTACTGGGCCAAGAGATCGCCTGGCCCGTACCGCTGCTGGCGTTCATCATCCTCGTCGCCGTCGGCGCCGACTACAACATGCTGCTCGTCTCACGGCTCCGCGAAGAATCCGGGACCAACATCCGCGTCGGCGTCCTGCGCACCGTGGCAAACACCGGAGCCGTCATCACCTCCGCCGGGGTTATATTCGCCGCCAGCATGTTCGGCCTCATGGTCGGCTCAGTCGCCATCATGGTCCAAGCCGGCCTCATCATCGGCTTCGGACTGCTGCTCGACACCTTCCTCGTGCGCACCCTCACCGTGCCCGCGATCGCCACACTCCTACGCGAAGCCAGCTGGTGGCCCACTAAAGCAACAGCCCCGCGACGTGGTCAGACCAACGCAGGAGGCATGAAGGACGCACCTCACGTGCTGGTCCAGGATCGGTGA
- a CDS encoding TetR/AcrR family transcriptional regulator has translation MSAEERHRNRRTRLIEAATELIGTRGVAAATVTAICAESGVTSRYFYQHFSGRDALLRAVYQQLYATFQEVIVDAIPDAGEPPEVLAYAPIRRLVSMIDDDPRLGRILFVESATEPLLRELRSELMAGFTDLVLREARLHLDIADSAVGVAHLASTLGVGGLFEVLRRRLDGELEFTTDELVQHCAGFLGSLGNYVLLQNTGQSATTEARPHR, from the coding sequence ATGTCCGCCGAGGAGCGTCACCGGAACCGGCGCACCCGTCTCATCGAGGCCGCAACGGAGTTGATCGGCACGCGCGGCGTTGCCGCCGCCACTGTGACTGCCATCTGCGCTGAATCGGGTGTCACGTCACGCTACTTCTACCAGCACTTCTCCGGCCGAGACGCACTCCTGCGGGCTGTCTACCAGCAGCTCTATGCCACCTTCCAGGAGGTGATAGTCGACGCGATCCCCGATGCCGGTGAGCCACCGGAGGTGCTCGCGTACGCGCCGATCCGCAGGCTGGTCAGCATGATCGACGACGACCCTCGGCTGGGTCGGATCCTGTTCGTGGAATCTGCAACCGAGCCGCTGCTCCGGGAGCTACGCAGCGAACTGATGGCCGGTTTCACCGACCTCGTCTTGCGCGAGGCCAGACTCCACCTCGACATCGCCGACTCCGCCGTGGGGGTTGCCCATTTGGCTTCGACCTTGGGCGTGGGAGGGCTATTCGAAGTCTTGCGCCGCCGACTCGACGGAGAACTGGAGTTCACCACCGATGAACTCGTTCAGCACTGCGCAGGTTTCCTGGGCAGCCTCGGCAATTACGTGCTGCTGCAGAACACGGGCCAGTCGGCCACGACCGAAGCCCGACCCCACAGGTAG
- a CDS encoding metal-dependent hydrolase — MSDDSSTRPTTRVVPKPRRVRFDMPAGTSRQHFVDGDLVMSHFVSTLSATFPEGEDFFIRSVREYRDHISDADLKEAVKGFIAQEATHRHQHRLLNDRLQAMGYPTEGIDRHIKKLVGRLEKRFSQKMRLAVTAALEHYTATFAEIILTSDEAQELIGDTEVRPILLWHALEECEHKAVAFDVYETVGGSERTRVWGMRIASLLLFSELVIQTTRSLAGDRAAYNPVRLLRSLRAFRHNPLFSPAAIERFRSYTRAGFHPDDWDSAEILERWTKELFDADGGQQVRSNV, encoded by the coding sequence ATGAGCGACGATTCGTCCACACGGCCCACCACGCGGGTCGTCCCGAAGCCCCGCCGTGTTCGATTCGACATGCCTGCTGGAACCAGTCGGCAGCACTTCGTCGACGGCGACTTGGTGATGAGCCACTTTGTGTCCACCTTGTCGGCCACGTTCCCCGAAGGCGAAGACTTCTTCATCCGGTCAGTCCGCGAGTACCGGGACCACATCAGCGACGCTGACCTCAAGGAGGCGGTCAAGGGATTCATCGCACAAGAGGCCACCCACCGACACCAGCATCGGCTGCTCAACGATCGGCTCCAAGCGATGGGCTATCCCACCGAGGGTATCGATCGGCATATCAAGAAGTTGGTTGGCCGACTTGAGAAGCGTTTTTCTCAAAAGATGCGCCTGGCTGTGACGGCCGCCCTCGAGCACTACACGGCGACATTCGCCGAGATCATTCTCACCAGCGACGAAGCTCAAGAATTGATCGGCGACACCGAAGTGCGGCCTATTCTGCTCTGGCACGCACTGGAAGAATGCGAGCACAAGGCCGTCGCTTTCGATGTCTACGAGACGGTCGGTGGAAGCGAACGCACCAGGGTCTGGGGGATGCGGATCGCCAGCCTCCTCTTGTTCAGCGAGTTGGTCATCCAGACCACCCGCTCTCTGGCCGGTGACCGTGCCGCCTACAACCCGGTGCGGTTGCTGCGCAGCCTTCGAGCCTTCCGTCATAACCCGCTATTCAGCCCAGCAGCAATTGAGCGCTTTCGTTCCTACACCCGCGCCGGATTTCATCCCGACGACTGGGACAGCGCAGAAATCCTCGAACGCTGGACCAAGGAACTCTTCGACGCCGATGGTGGCCAACAAGTGCGTAGTAACGTCTAG
- a CDS encoding alpha/beta fold hydrolase, whose translation MTSAVQHRVRTQDGITLAADCYDHEDARPVVLLLHGGGQNRHAWSTSARRLHACGYTVVAYDTRGHGDSDWDPAGRYDIERLATDLLAVREHFSADTAPAVVGASLGGMTVLGTHLLTSGASWAAVVLVDVTPRLELQGARRVVTFMAAHPDGFGTLSDAAEVIAAYNPHRSRPADVDGLRKVLRQRHDGRWIWRWDPAFIHSNFDFLRDESTTGTEQFDAISHLLLDGARRVSAPTLLVRGLLSDVVSQATVDEFKQLVPHAETVDVSGTGHMIAGDDNDAFGSAVTEFLGRSFL comes from the coding sequence ATGACCTCCGCCGTGCAGCATCGGGTCCGAACCCAGGACGGGATCACCCTGGCCGCCGACTGCTACGACCACGAGGACGCCCGTCCCGTCGTGCTGCTCCTGCACGGCGGCGGCCAGAACCGGCACGCGTGGAGCACTTCAGCGCGTCGCCTCCACGCGTGCGGATACACAGTCGTCGCCTACGACACCCGCGGTCACGGCGACAGCGACTGGGACCCAGCCGGCAGATACGACATCGAGCGACTCGCGACCGATCTCCTCGCCGTGCGTGAGCACTTCAGCGCCGATACCGCCCCTGCCGTCGTAGGTGCATCCCTTGGGGGCATGACCGTGCTCGGCACGCATCTGTTGACATCCGGGGCGTCGTGGGCGGCGGTCGTCCTGGTCGACGTCACCCCGCGGCTTGAATTACAGGGCGCTCGTCGCGTGGTGACGTTCATGGCCGCACATCCCGATGGCTTTGGCACCCTCTCCGACGCCGCCGAGGTGATCGCCGCGTACAACCCCCATCGCTCGCGCCCGGCCGACGTCGACGGCCTGCGGAAGGTGCTACGGCAGCGTCACGACGGCCGCTGGATCTGGCGGTGGGACCCGGCATTCATTCACTCCAACTTCGACTTCCTCCGCGACGAATCGACCACGGGAACGGAGCAATTCGACGCAATCAGCCACCTGCTGCTCGACGGAGCCCGACGGGTCAGCGCCCCAACACTTCTCGTAAGGGGCCTGTTGTCCGACGTGGTCTCCCAAGCCACCGTCGACGAGTTCAAGCAACTGGTTCCCCACGCCGAGACCGTCGACGTATCCGGCACCGGACACATGATCGCCGGCGACGACAACGACGCCTTCGGCTCAGCCGTCACCGAGTTCCTCGGCCGGAGCTTCCTGTAG
- a CDS encoding PaaI family thioesterase has protein sequence MVVAVTFAHFDEQIADQLLRSANTAGGLSTFLSFRHTELAAGRLVAEMEARAELLTPFGTLHGGCLSAMVDHCLGVVFYPVIPAGSWVATTEFKLNLLRPVSSGVCVAVTDIVSLGKRSGVARIDISNGDKAVCVAQGTVTIVNAAGTAQ, from the coding sequence ATGGTGGTGGCAGTGACATTCGCGCACTTCGATGAGCAGATCGCCGACCAGCTGCTCAGATCGGCGAACACAGCCGGTGGACTGTCGACGTTCCTGAGCTTTCGGCACACCGAACTCGCCGCCGGTCGGCTGGTGGCAGAGATGGAAGCCCGTGCCGAACTGCTCACACCCTTCGGCACCCTGCACGGCGGATGTCTATCGGCGATGGTCGACCACTGTCTCGGAGTCGTGTTCTACCCCGTCATACCGGCCGGATCATGGGTCGCCACCACCGAATTCAAGCTGAACCTGCTGCGACCCGTGTCCAGCGGGGTGTGTGTCGCCGTCACCGACATCGTGTCGCTGGGCAAGCGCAGCGGAGTAGCGCGCATCGACATCAGCAACGGCGACAAAGCCGTCTGCGTAGCCCAGGGCACGGTCACGATCGTAAACGCCGCGGGCACCGCACAATGA
- a CDS encoding cytochrome P450, protein MVSVQIRYDPFDATILNDPYPTYRLLRDAAPVYRAEESHTWVLSRHADVQAAGLDHGTYSSVDGIFPTPPGSDFIGSFLRMMIVMDPPRHDQLRALVSRAFSPRRVAGLQGAITQMAAELFERLDEGSGSADFVTDFAAILPAAVIADLLGVPATDRDQFRVWSSRLVQVDVNHGQTTDALTAAAAIYAYFTDFLADRRKNPREDLMSALANATVDGIGLTDEEVLGFCALLLVAGYETTTNLLGNSAVVLAQHRQTRRRLAADRTLLGPAVEELLRYDSPAQGLSRTLTRDVTLHETTMRQGEKVLLLFGSANRDERAFPDPDVFDIERTSEHQVAFGRGIHFCLGAALARMEARIALDALLDKVPDWEVDLESARRLRSGPIRGYTSLPITWTTPV, encoded by the coding sequence GTGGTCTCGGTGCAGATTCGTTACGACCCGTTCGACGCCACGATCCTCAACGACCCCTATCCGACGTATCGGTTATTGCGTGACGCGGCTCCGGTGTACCGCGCCGAGGAATCCCATACCTGGGTGTTGAGCCGGCACGCCGACGTCCAGGCCGCAGGACTGGATCACGGCACGTACTCCTCGGTGGACGGCATCTTCCCCACCCCGCCGGGATCGGACTTCATCGGCTCGTTCCTGCGGATGATGATCGTGATGGACCCTCCGCGCCACGACCAGTTGCGTGCCCTGGTGAGCCGGGCGTTCAGTCCCCGGCGGGTGGCCGGGCTGCAGGGCGCCATCACACAGATGGCCGCGGAGTTGTTCGAGCGGCTCGACGAGGGGTCGGGGTCAGCGGACTTCGTGACCGACTTCGCCGCGATCTTGCCTGCCGCGGTGATCGCTGATCTGCTCGGCGTTCCCGCCACGGATCGTGATCAGTTCCGAGTGTGGTCGAGTCGGCTGGTCCAAGTCGACGTCAACCACGGACAAACCACCGACGCACTGACCGCCGCCGCCGCGATCTACGCCTACTTCACCGACTTTCTCGCCGACCGCCGCAAGAACCCCCGCGAGGACCTGATGTCGGCGTTGGCCAACGCCACAGTCGACGGGATCGGACTGACCGACGAGGAAGTCCTCGGCTTCTGCGCGCTGCTGCTCGTCGCGGGCTACGAGACCACCACCAATCTGCTGGGGAACTCCGCGGTCGTGCTGGCCCAGCATCGGCAAACCCGCCGACGCCTGGCCGCCGATCGAACACTGTTGGGGCCTGCGGTCGAGGAGTTGCTGCGTTACGACTCACCTGCACAGGGACTTTCACGAACCCTGACCCGCGACGTCACCCTGCACGAGACGACGATGCGTCAAGGTGAGAAGGTGCTGCTGTTGTTCGGGTCGGCCAACCGCGACGAGCGTGCCTTCCCCGATCCGGACGTGTTCGACATCGAGCGCACCAGTGAGCACCAGGTCGCCTTCGGTCGCGGCATTCACTTCTGTCTGGGTGCGGCGCTGGCGCGGATGGAGGCCCGCATCGCTCTGGATGCGTTGTTGGACAAGGTGCCTGACTGGGAGGTCGATCTTGAATCGGCGCGGCGGCTGCGGTCCGGACCGATCCGCGGCTACACATCGCTGCCCATCACTTGGACCACACCGGTCTAG
- a CDS encoding TetR/AcrR family transcriptional regulator: MRKIPRQISDRLPAAADLFAEKGLDDSKIEDVAAVTGVPKATLYYYFAGKEDILAFLLEDLLKDISDAVTTIVHTDGTGAERLELVIRAQLRAMAQRPAVCRALIGELGRAARMPAIAEMINTAYQQPVETLLVEGARDGSLVAQPDARSTSIALFGAVTINALMYLVTGNHLDETVVASTLSAVMFDGLRPRTGDQS; this comes from the coding sequence ATGCGCAAGATTCCACGTCAGATCTCTGACCGGCTTCCCGCCGCGGCGGACTTGTTCGCCGAGAAGGGGCTCGACGACTCCAAGATCGAAGACGTCGCCGCGGTAACCGGTGTGCCGAAAGCGACGCTGTACTACTACTTCGCCGGCAAAGAGGACATCCTTGCCTTCCTGCTCGAAGACCTCCTCAAGGACATCTCCGATGCCGTGACCACGATCGTGCACACCGACGGCACCGGTGCCGAACGCCTCGAACTCGTCATCCGCGCACAACTGCGGGCAATGGCGCAGCGGCCAGCGGTATGCCGTGCACTCATCGGCGAACTGGGACGAGCGGCCCGCATGCCGGCCATCGCCGAGATGATCAATACCGCCTACCAACAACCCGTCGAAACTCTGCTCGTCGAAGGGGCCCGCGACGGCTCCCTCGTCGCTCAGCCCGATGCACGATCGACGTCCATTGCGCTGTTCGGCGCGGTCACCATCAATGCACTCATGTACCTGGTCACCGGGAACCACCTCGACGAGACGGTGGTCGCCAGCACCCTCAGCGCCGTCATGTTCGACGGCCTGCGCCCGCGCACAGGAGACCAGTCATGA
- a CDS encoding LLM class flavin-dependent oxidoreductase, protein MSTYGLSVLGADLKSLAQTAQAADAAGFDAVWASEFYSRSGSISMAAMANSTQNCRIGSSILYGVGRSPLVLATEARDLDELSNRRLVLGIGNGTKRMMSDWHGVPDTSAPALRMEELVMLLRRIWNLHEGPIHHEGRFYRMNLTPTGDVGPPSRPIPIVTAGVRPRMCEAAGRVADGLAGHPLFTTTYVEEIVRPAIARGAAHTGRDPNDVEIISMVMCAIHDDVEVARRELAQQIAFYSSVKSYETVLDANGFASEGRTIREAFAQRDFPAMFAAVSDEMINTMGVAGTAHEVREQLRRYDGVLDHIMLYSPSVGIAPERVQQNLDSIIRECSPASMSPGRSGPRPT, encoded by the coding sequence ATGAGCACCTACGGCCTGTCGGTTCTCGGCGCGGATTTGAAGTCACTGGCCCAGACCGCCCAGGCCGCCGACGCGGCCGGGTTCGACGCCGTATGGGCCTCGGAGTTCTACTCCCGGTCCGGATCGATCTCCATGGCCGCGATGGCCAACAGCACACAGAACTGCCGGATCGGTTCCTCCATTCTCTACGGCGTCGGCCGAAGCCCCCTGGTGCTGGCCACCGAGGCACGCGATCTCGACGAACTCTCCAACCGACGACTGGTACTCGGCATCGGCAACGGCACCAAACGGATGATGAGCGACTGGCACGGCGTGCCCGACACCTCCGCACCCGCCCTGCGGATGGAAGAACTCGTGATGCTGCTGCGCCGGATCTGGAACCTGCATGAAGGCCCGATCCATCACGAAGGCCGTTTCTACAGAATGAATCTCACCCCTACCGGCGACGTGGGACCCCCCAGCCGGCCGATCCCGATCGTCACTGCCGGTGTCCGGCCCCGGATGTGCGAGGCGGCCGGGCGGGTGGCCGACGGCCTGGCCGGACATCCCCTGTTCACCACCACCTACGTCGAGGAGATCGTCCGGCCCGCTATCGCCAGGGGTGCCGCGCACACCGGCCGCGACCCCAATGACGTGGAAATCATTTCCATGGTGATGTGCGCCATCCACGACGACGTCGAAGTCGCCAGGCGCGAACTGGCGCAGCAGATTGCGTTCTACTCCTCGGTCAAATCCTACGAGACGGTACTCGATGCGAACGGCTTCGCCAGCGAAGGCCGTACCATCCGAGAAGCATTCGCCCAGCGCGATTTCCCGGCGATGTTCGCCGCGGTGTCCGACGAGATGATCAACACCATGGGTGTCGCCGGGACGGCACACGAAGTCCGTGAACAACTGAGACGCTACGACGGCGTCCTCGACCACATCATGCTGTATTCACCCTCGGTCGGCATCGCCCCGGAACGCGTGCAGCAAAACCTCGACAGCATCATCCGGGAATGCTCGCCCGCCTCGATGTCGCCAGGGCGGTCCGGTCCACGTCCAACCTAA